A genomic window from Zingiber officinale chloroplast, complete genome includes:
- the rps11 gene encoding ribosomal protein S11, whose translation MTKAIPRIGSRRNGRIGSRKNGRRIPKGIIHVQASLNNTIVTITDVRGRVVSWASAGTSGFKGPRRGTPYAAQAAAVNAIRTVVDQGMQRAGVMIKGPGLGRDAALRAICRSGIRLSFVRDVTPMPHNGCRPPKKRRV comes from the coding sequence ATGACAAAAGCTATACCAAGAATTGGTTCACGTAGGAATGGGCGTATTGGTTCACGTAAGAATGGACGTAGAATACCAAAAGGAATTATTCATGTTCAAGCAAGTTTGAACAATACTATTGTAACTATTACAGATGTACGAGGTCGAGTGGTTTCTTGGGCCTCCGCTGGTACTTCTGGATTCAAAGGCCCAAGAAGAGGGACACCCTACGCTGCTCAAGCAGCAGCAGTAAATGCTATTCGTACTGTAGTTGATCAGGGTATGCAACGAGCAGGAGTCATGATAAAGGGTCCTGGACTTGGAAGAGACGCAGCATTACGAGCCATTTGTAGAAGTGGTATACGACTAAGTTTCGTACGTGATGTAACACCTATGCCACATAATGGATGTCGACCTCCTAAAAAAAGACGTGTGTAG
- the rpl36 gene encoding ribosomal protein L36: protein MKIRASVRKICEKCRLIRRRGRIIVICSNPRHKQRQG from the coding sequence ATGAAAATAAGGGCTTCCGTTCGTAAAATTTGTGAAAAATGCCGACTGATCCGTCGGCGCGGACGAATTATAGTGATTTGTTCCAATCCGAGACATAAACAGAGACAAGGATAA
- the infA gene encoding translation initiation factor 1, with product MKEQKLIHEGLITESLPNGMFRVRLDNEDVILGYISGRIRRSFIRILPGDRVKIEVSRYDSTRGRIIYRLRNKDSND from the coding sequence ATGAAAGAACAAAAATTGATTCATGAAGGTTTAATTACTGAATCACTTCCCAACGGTATGTTCCGGGTCCGCTTAGATAATGAAGATGTAATTCTAGGTTATATTTCGGGAAGGATCCGCCGTAGTTTTATACGGATACTACCGGGGGATAGAGTAAAAATTGAAGTAAGTCGTTATGATTCAACCAGGGGACGTATAATTTATAGACTTCGAAACAAAGATTCGAACGATTAG
- the rps8 gene encoding ribosomal protein S8 — protein MGRDTISNIITSIRNADMDKKGTIRIASTNITENIVKILLREGFIENVRKHQEGNKNFLVLTLQHKKTRKRIHKTILKRISRPGLRIYSNYQQIPKILGGIGIVILSTSRGIMTDREARREKIGGELLLYIW, from the coding sequence ATGGGTAGGGACACTATTTCCAATATAATAACTTCTATAAGAAATGCTGACATGGATAAAAAAGGAACGATTCGAATAGCATCTACTAATATTACCGAAAATATTGTGAAAATACTTCTACGAGAAGGTTTTATTGAAAACGTTCGGAAACATCAAGAAGGTAACAAAAATTTCTTGGTTTTAACTCTGCAACATAAAAAGACTAGGAAAAGAATACATAAAACTATTTTAAAGCGTATCAGCCGACCTGGTTTACGAATTTATTCCAACTACCAACAAATTCCTAAGATTTTAGGTGGAATAGGAATTGTAATTCTTTCCACTTCTCGAGGTATAATGACGGATCGAGAAGCTCGACGAGAAAAAATTGGAGGCGAACTTTTGTTATATATATGGTGA
- the rpl14 gene encoding ribosomal protein L14 has protein sequence MIQPQTLLNVADNSGARELMCIRIIGAGNYRYAHIGDVIVAVIKEAVPNMPLERSEVIRAVIVRTCKELKRDNGIIIRYDDNAAVVIDQEGNPKGTRVFGAIARELRQLNFTKIVSLAPEVL, from the coding sequence ATGATTCAACCTCAAACCCTTTTGAATGTAGCGGATAACAGCGGAGCCCGAGAATTGATGTGTATTCGAATCATAGGAGCTGGTAATTATAGATATGCTCATATTGGTGACGTTATTGTTGCTGTAATTAAAGAAGCAGTGCCAAATATGCCACTAGAAAGATCAGAAGTAATTAGAGCTGTAATTGTACGTACTTGTAAAGAACTCAAACGTGACAACGGTATCATAATACGATATGATGACAATGCTGCGGTTGTCATTGATCAAGAAGGAAATCCAAAAGGAACTCGGGTTTTTGGTGCGATCGCTCGAGAATTGAGACAGTTGAATTTTACTAAAATAGTTTCATTGGCTCCCGAGGTATTATAA
- the rpl16 gene encoding ribosomal protein L16, producing MLSPKRTRFRKQHRGRMKGISCRGNHICFGRYALKALEPTWITARQIEAGRRAMTRYVRRGGKIWVRIFPDKPVTVRPAETRMGSGKGSPEYWVSVVKPGRILYEMSGVSETVARTAISLAASKMPIRTKFVRMEM from the exons ATGCTTAGT CCCAAAAGAACCAGATTTCGTAAACAACATAGAGGAAGAATGAAGGGAATATCTTGTCGCGGCAATCATATTTGTTTCGGCAGATACGCTCTTAAAGCACTCGAACCCACTTGGATCACAGCTAGACAAATAGAAGCGGGGCGAAGAGCAATGACACGATATGTGCGTCGTGGTGGAAAAATATGGGTACGCATATTTCCCGACAAACCTGTTACAGTAAGACCCGCAGAAACACGTATGGGTTCGGGTAAGGGATCCCCCGAATATTGGGTATCCGTTGTTAAACCAGGTCGAATACTTTATGAAATGAGTGGAGTATCTGAAACTGTAGCCAGAACAGCTATTTCACTAGCTGCGTCCAAAATGCCTATACGAACTAAATTTGTCAGGATGGAGATGTAG
- the rps3 gene encoding ribosomal protein S3 yields the protein MGQKINPLGFRLGTTQHHHSFWFEKPKNYSVSLQEDEKIRNCIKNYVQKNRRISSGFEGIARIEIKKRIDLIQVIIYIGFPNFLIEGQTGSIEELQVNIQKKLHSVNRRLNITITKVEKPYGQPNILAEYIALQLKNRVSFRKAMKKAIELAEQTDTKGIQVQIAGRINGKEIARVEWIREGRVPLQTIRAKIDHCSYTIRTIYGVLGIKIWIFWEEQ from the coding sequence ATGGGACAAAAAATAAATCCACTTGGTTTCAGACTTGGTACAACTCAACATCATCATTCCTTTTGGTTCGAGAAACCAAAAAATTATTCTGTAAGTTTACAAGAAGATGAAAAAATAAGGAATTGTATTAAGAACTATGTACAAAAAAATAGGAGAATATCCTCGGGTTTCGAAGGAATTGCACGGATAGAAATTAAAAAAAGGATCGATTTAATTCAGGTCATAATCTATATTGGATTTCCTAATTTCTTAATAGAGGGCCAAACAGGAAGCATCGAAGAATTACAGGTGAATATACAAAAAAAATTGCATTCTGTGAACCGGAGACTCAATATTACTATTACAAAAGTGGAAAAACCCTATGGGCAACCTAATATTCTTGCGGAATATATAGCTTTACAATTAAAAAATAGAGTTTCATTCCGAAAGGCAATGAAAAAAGCTATTGAATTAGCTGAACAAACAGATACAAAAGGAATTCAAGTGCAAATTGCAGGGCGGATCAACGGAAAAGAAATTGCACGTGTCGAATGGATCAGAGAGGGGAGAGTTCCCTTACAAACAATTCGCGCTAAAATTGATCATTGTTCCTATACAATTCGAACTATTTATGGAGTATTAGGCATCAAAATTTGGATATTTTGGGAGGAGCAATAA
- the rpl22 gene encoding ribosomal protein L22 — protein MINNSISDKEIRILVQNICNMSVFKGRRVIDQIRGRSYEETLMILELMPYRACYPILKLVYSAAANASHNMNLKETDLFISEAKVNKSSFIKKLRPRARGRSYGIKSPTCHITIVLKEKSKFLLDKSKI, from the coding sequence ATGATAAATAACTCAATTTCAGATAAAGAAATAAGAATTTTAGTTCAAAATATATGTAATATGTCTGTTTTCAAAGGGCGAAGAGTAATTGATCAAATTCGCGGGCGTTCATATGAAGAAACACTTATGATATTGGAACTCATGCCTTATCGAGCATGTTATCCAATTTTAAAACTGGTTTATTCGGCAGCAGCAAATGCTAGTCATAATATGAATTTGAAGGAAACTGATTTATTTATTAGTGAAGCTAAAGTTAATAAGAGTAGTTTTATAAAAAAATTAAGACCTCGAGCTCGAGGACGTAGTTATGGTATAAAAAGTCCCACTTGTCATATAACAATTGTATTAAAAGAAAAATCTAAATTTTTATTAGATAAATCTAAGATTTAG
- the rps19 gene encoding ribosomal protein S19: MTRSLKKNPFVANHLSAKIEKLNTREEKEIIVTWSRASTIIPTMIGHTIAIHNGKEHLPIYITDRMVGHKLGEFAPTLSFTRHARNDNKSRR, encoded by the coding sequence ATGACACGTTCACTAAAAAAAAACCCTTTTGTAGCTAATCATTTATCGGCAAAAATTGAAAAACTCAACACGAGGGAAGAGAAAGAAATAATAGTAACTTGGTCTCGGGCATCTACTATTATACCCACAATGATTGGCCATACAATCGCTATTCATAATGGAAAGGAACATTTACCTATTTATATAACGGATCGTATGGTGGGTCACAAATTGGGAGAATTTGCACCTACTCTGTCTTTTACGAGACACGCAAGAAACGATAATAAATCTCGTCGTTAA
- the rpl2 gene encoding ribosomal protein L2, producing the protein MAIHLYKTSTPTPSTRNGAVNSQVKSNPRNNLIYGQHRCSKGRNARGIITARHRGGGHKRLYRKIDFRRNEKDISGRIVTIEYDPNRNAYICLIHYGDGEKRYILHPRGAIIGDTIVSGTEVPISMGNALPLTDMPLGTAIHNIEITLGKGGQLARAAGAVAKLIAKEGKSATLRLPSGEVRLISKNCLATVGQVGNVGVNQKSLGRAGSKCWLGKRPVVRGVVMNPVDHPHGGGEGRAPIGRKKPTTPWGYPALGRRSRKRKKYSDSFILRRRK; encoded by the exons ACGGCGATACATTTATACAAAACTTCTACCCCTACCCCGAGCACACGCAATGGAGCCGTAAACAGTCAAGTGAAATCCAATCCACGAAATAATTTGATCTATGGACAGCATCGTTGTAGTAAAGGTCGTAATGCCAGAGGAATCATTACCGCACGGCATAGAGGGGGAGGTCATAAGCGTCTATACCGTAAAATCGATTTTCGACGGAATGAAAAAGACATATCTGGTAGAATCGTAACCATAGAATACGACCCTAATCGAAATGCATACATTTGTCTCATACACTATGGGGATGGTGAGAAGAGATATATTTTACATCCCAGAGGGGCTATAATTGGAGATACCATTGTTTCTGGTACAGAAGTTCCTATATCAATGGGAAATGCCCTACCTTTGA CCGATATGCCCTTAGGCACGGCCATACATAACATAGAAATTACACTTGGAAAGGGTGGACAATTAGCTAGAGCAGCAGGTGCTGTAGCGAAACTGATAGCAAAAGAAGGTAAATCGGCCACATTAAGATTACCATCTGGGGAGGTCCGTTTGATATCCAAAAACTGCTTAGCAACAGTCGGACAAGTGGGTAATGTTGGGGTGAACCAAAAAAGTTTGGGTAGAGCCGGATCTAAGTGTTGGCTAGGTAAGCGTCCTGTAGTAAGAGGAGTAGTTATGAACCCTGTAGACCATCCCCATGGGGGCGGTGAGGGGAGAGCCCCAATTGGTAGAAAAAAACCCACAACCCCTTGGGGTTATCCTGCGCTTGGAAGAAGAAGTAGGAAAAGGAAAAAATATAGTGATAGTTTTATTCTTCGTCGCCGTAAATAG
- the rpl23 gene encoding ribosomal protein L23: MDGIKYAVFTEKSIRLLGNNQYTSNVESGSTRTEIKHWVELFFGVKVIAMNSHRLPGKGRRRGPIMGHTMHYRRMIITLESGYSIPPLIEKRT, from the coding sequence ATGGATGGAATCAAATATGCAGTATTTACAGAAAAAAGTATTCGGTTATTGGGGAACAATCAATATACTTCTAATGTCGAATCAGGATCAACTAGGACAGAAATAAAGCATTGGGTCGAACTCTTCTTTGGTGTCAAGGTAATAGCTATGAATAGTCATCGACTCCCGGGAAAGGGTAGAAGAAGGGGACCTATTATGGGACATACAATGCATTACAGACGTATGATCATTACGCTTGAATCGGGTTATTCTATTCCACCTCTTATAGAGAAAAGAACTTAA